A single Ptiloglossa arizonensis isolate GNS036 chromosome 2, iyPtiAriz1_principal, whole genome shotgun sequence DNA region contains:
- the Ints10 gene encoding integrator complex subunit 10 isoform X3, whose protein sequence is MFRSLLPIFFDASRDMLEKTSATDNNQLSKEDYLIMRAKDALPMDIYAAKSWLITAKSLFPHSAKVQFEAYRIEKLSKNVKEAAKCFSEIFQNFPDDRDIWKEIETVTACLRLEQCDPEAEFLCQMFQHVPQELQHRLLVMTADHSEDTMEHCKLLLLLLRRFPQTIATHGPRLVETLLTAEKHSHPGRAVNGFRRLLACDALPLLGTAPVELNPRLSLRLLCKAVEFYLAYIQQPQDNQIQHPWDRLFQVVELIGKKLGWELSNLFSSAWNRDSYCERLHQYAIVHAANLCEELLVRQLLMCTVVVLLRILNEHNLLINNDETVYCLIEAFGESLHSSAEPKLKKRKREDNGGIAVTSDGDYSGSGLALAVKLWDLLHSTDYLQREVGKLNQQLRLDAWLNSFLTDLAMYKGLHHEVLARLSQEAGSLSAHLRLASTCYFLKDYKGMLEYIVLVVGALPSTAGKVSHNLTVPCARHLHYLTIARFPIVQYCCRLLLSAIKENFSLPGGVGDLAIGHALVLMQIDWPQEASTLSTITERIVNRGSFTYPLFQAYIICVDILEELTYLWTEHGGGVSLDIATASGVLQIRRITTRGADKGVREEVKQAMRRQAARDGIDPLDELLQKFIINEKAAILHSLIIQ, encoded by the exons ATGTTTCGATCGCTTCTACCAATTTTCTTCGACGCCTCTCGAGACATGTTGGAAAAAACCTCCGCCACGGATAACAATCAATTGTCCAAAGAAGATTACTTGATTATGCGCGCGAAAGACGCGCTACCGATGGACATTTACGCCGCCAAATCCTGGTTAATTACCGCTAAATCCTTGTTTCCTCATAGCGCAAAAGTTCAG TTCGAAGCCTATCGAATCGAAAAGCTTTCGAAAAACGTCAAAGAAGCGGCTAAATGTTTCAGCGAAAT ATTTCAGAATTTTCCAGACGATCGTGACATATGGAAAGAGATAGAGACGGTCACCGCGTGTCTTCGCTTGGAACAATGCGATCCCGAAGCAGAATTTTTGTGTCAAATGTTCCAACACGTACCGCAAGAACTTCAACACAGACTGCTCGTCATGACGGCCGATCACAGCGAAGATACCATGGAACATTGTAAATTGTTGCTTTTGCTGCTACGTAGATTTCCTCAAACTATCGCCACTCACGGA CCGCGCTTAGTAGAAACTCTTCTCACTGCAGAAAAACACAGTCATCCCGGTCGCGCCGTCAACGGATTCAGAAGATTGTTGGCTTGCGACGCGTTGCCGCTCCTCGGCACCGCACCGGTGGAACTGAACCCACGACTCAGTTTGAGATTGCTCTGCAAGGCGGTAGAATTTTATTTGGCCTATATACAGCAACCCCAAGACAATCAGATTCAACATCCGTGGGACAGATTGTTCCAAGTTGTCGAATTAATTGGGAAAAAGTTAGGATGGGAACTGAGCAATTTGTTCTCCTCCGCTTGGAACAGAGACTCCTACTGCGAACGACTGCACCAGTATGCGATCGTGCATGCTGCCAATTTGTGCGAAGAGCTCCTGGTCAGGCAATTATTGATGTGCACCGTTGTGGTACTGCTACGAATATTGAACGAACACAATCTCCTCATCAACAACGACGAAACCGTTTACTGCTTGATAGAAGCATTCGGCGAATCTCTACATTCGTCCGCAG AACCGAAATTGAAAAAACGCAAAAGAGAAGATAACGGAGGAATCGCGGTAACCAGCGACGGTGACTACAGCGGTAGTGGTCTCGCATTGGCCGTTAAATTATGGGACTTGTTGCACAGTACCGATTACTTGCAAAGAGAAGTAGGAAAACTGAATCAGCAATTGCGATTGGATGCCTGGCTAAACTCCTTTTTAACGGATTTAGCCATGTACAAAGGATTGCATCACGAAGTACTGGCAAGATTGTCGCAAGAAGCAGGTAGTTTATCTGCTCATCTTCGTTTAGCAAGTACATGTTATTTCTTAAAAGATTATAAG GGTATGTTGGAGTACATAGTCTTGGTAGTTGGCGCCCTGCCCTCGACGGCTGGCAAAGTATCGCATAACTTGACCGTTCCATGTGCCAGGCATTTGCACTATTTGACCATTGCTCGTTTTCCTATCGTACAGTATTGTTGTAGACTCCTTCTTTCGGCCATAAAG GAGAACTTTTCCTTGCCCGGCGGCGTCGGAGACTTGGCCATAGGACACGCGTTGGTCTTGATGCAAATCGACTGGCCGCAAGAAGCCAGTACTTTGTCCACGATTACCGAAAGAATCGTCAATCGTGGCTCTTTCACCTATCCGCTCTTTCAAGCTTACATTATATGCGTGGATATTCTAGAGGAACTGACGTATCTCTGGACGGAACATGGCGGCGGTGTATCTTTGGACATAGCCACGGCATCGGGAGTTTTGCAAA TTCGACGTATTACTACTCGCGGAGCTGACAAAGGAGTGCGCGAAGAAGTCAAACAAGCGATGCGTCGGCAAGCAGCTCGCGACGGAATCGATCCCTTGGACGAATTATTGCAAAAGTTTATTATCAACGAAAAAGCCGCTATTCTACACAGCTTGATCATA
- the Ints10 gene encoding integrator complex subunit 10 isoform X1, whose product MFRSLLPIFFDASRDMLEKTSATDNNQLSKEDYLIMRAKDALPMDIYAAKSWLITAKSLFPHSAKVQFEAYRIEKLSKNVKEAAKCFSEIFQNFPDDRDIWKEIETVTACLRLEQCDPEAEFLCQMFQHVPQELQHRLLVMTADHSEDTMEHCKLLLLLLRRFPQTIATHGPRLVETLLTAEKHSHPGRAVNGFRRLLACDALPLLGTAPVELNPRLSLRLLCKAVEFYLAYIQQPQDNQIQHPWDRLFQVVELIGKKLGWELSNLFSSAWNRDSYCERLHQYAIVHAANLCEELLVRQLLMCTVVVLLRILNEHNLLINNDETVYCLIEAFGESLHSSAEPKLKKRKREDNGGIAVTSDGDYSGSGLALAVKLWDLLHSTDYLQREVGKLNQQLRLDAWLNSFLTDLAMYKGLHHEVLARLSQEAGSLSAHLRLASTCYFLKDYKGMLEYIVLVVGALPSTAGKVSHNLTVPCARHLHYLTIARFPIVQYCCRLLLSAIKVIRTEPNSNILRYALLDSRTVILSSGELFLARRRRRLGHRTRVGLDANRLAARSQYFVHDYRKNRQSWLFHLSALSSLHYMRGYSRGTDVSLDGTWRRCIFGHSHGIGSFAKYILTTTRLLRYNFIALFALYALYALYALYASENITVRRITTRGADKGVREEVKQAMRRQAARDGIDPLDELLQKFIINEKAAILHSLIIQ is encoded by the exons ATGTTTCGATCGCTTCTACCAATTTTCTTCGACGCCTCTCGAGACATGTTGGAAAAAACCTCCGCCACGGATAACAATCAATTGTCCAAAGAAGATTACTTGATTATGCGCGCGAAAGACGCGCTACCGATGGACATTTACGCCGCCAAATCCTGGTTAATTACCGCTAAATCCTTGTTTCCTCATAGCGCAAAAGTTCAG TTCGAAGCCTATCGAATCGAAAAGCTTTCGAAAAACGTCAAAGAAGCGGCTAAATGTTTCAGCGAAAT ATTTCAGAATTTTCCAGACGATCGTGACATATGGAAAGAGATAGAGACGGTCACCGCGTGTCTTCGCTTGGAACAATGCGATCCCGAAGCAGAATTTTTGTGTCAAATGTTCCAACACGTACCGCAAGAACTTCAACACAGACTGCTCGTCATGACGGCCGATCACAGCGAAGATACCATGGAACATTGTAAATTGTTGCTTTTGCTGCTACGTAGATTTCCTCAAACTATCGCCACTCACGGA CCGCGCTTAGTAGAAACTCTTCTCACTGCAGAAAAACACAGTCATCCCGGTCGCGCCGTCAACGGATTCAGAAGATTGTTGGCTTGCGACGCGTTGCCGCTCCTCGGCACCGCACCGGTGGAACTGAACCCACGACTCAGTTTGAGATTGCTCTGCAAGGCGGTAGAATTTTATTTGGCCTATATACAGCAACCCCAAGACAATCAGATTCAACATCCGTGGGACAGATTGTTCCAAGTTGTCGAATTAATTGGGAAAAAGTTAGGATGGGAACTGAGCAATTTGTTCTCCTCCGCTTGGAACAGAGACTCCTACTGCGAACGACTGCACCAGTATGCGATCGTGCATGCTGCCAATTTGTGCGAAGAGCTCCTGGTCAGGCAATTATTGATGTGCACCGTTGTGGTACTGCTACGAATATTGAACGAACACAATCTCCTCATCAACAACGACGAAACCGTTTACTGCTTGATAGAAGCATTCGGCGAATCTCTACATTCGTCCGCAG AACCGAAATTGAAAAAACGCAAAAGAGAAGATAACGGAGGAATCGCGGTAACCAGCGACGGTGACTACAGCGGTAGTGGTCTCGCATTGGCCGTTAAATTATGGGACTTGTTGCACAGTACCGATTACTTGCAAAGAGAAGTAGGAAAACTGAATCAGCAATTGCGATTGGATGCCTGGCTAAACTCCTTTTTAACGGATTTAGCCATGTACAAAGGATTGCATCACGAAGTACTGGCAAGATTGTCGCAAGAAGCAGGTAGTTTATCTGCTCATCTTCGTTTAGCAAGTACATGTTATTTCTTAAAAGATTATAAG GGTATGTTGGAGTACATAGTCTTGGTAGTTGGCGCCCTGCCCTCGACGGCTGGCAAAGTATCGCATAACTTGACCGTTCCATGTGCCAGGCATTTGCACTATTTGACCATTGCTCGTTTTCCTATCGTACAGTATTGTTGTAGACTCCTTCTTTCGGCCATAAAGGTAATTAGAACGGAGCCAAACTCGAACATCCTGCGATATGCTCTTCTAGATTCGCGGACGGTGATTCTTTCCTCAGGAGAACTTTTCCTTGCCCGGCGGCGTCGGAGACTTGGCCATAGGACACGCGTTGGTCTTGATGCAAATCGACTGGCCGCAAGAAGCCAGTACTTTGTCCACGATTACCGAAAGAATCGTCAATCGTGGCTCTTTCACCTATCCGCTCTTTCAAGCTTACATTATATGCGTGGATATTCTAGAGGAACTGACGTATCTCTGGACGGAACATGGCGGCGGTGTATCTTTGGACATAGCCACGGCATCGGGAGTTTTGCAAAGTATATTCTTACCACAACGCGCCTTTTGCGTTACAATTTTATCGCTTTATTCGCATTATACGCATTATACGCATTATACGCATTATACGCTTCTGAAAATATTACAGTTCGACGTATTACTACTCGCGGAGCTGACAAAGGAGTGCGCGAAGAAGTCAAACAAGCGATGCGTCGGCAAGCAGCTCGCGACGGAATCGATCCCTTGGACGAATTATTGCAAAAGTTTATTATCAACGAAAAAGCCGCTATTCTACACAGCTTGATCATA
- the Ints10 gene encoding integrator complex subunit 10 isoform X2, translated as MFRSLLPIFFDASRDMLEKTSATDNNQLSKEDYLIMRAKDALPMDIYAAKSWLITAKSLFPHSAKVQFEAYRIEKLSKNVKEAAKCFSEIFQNFPDDRDIWKEIETVTACLRLEQCDPEAEFLCQMFQHVPQELQHRLLVMTADHSEDTMEHCKLLLLLLRRFPQTIATHGPRLVETLLTAEKHSHPGRAVNGFRRLLACDALPLLGTAPVELNPRLSLRLLCKAVEFYLAYIQQPQDNQIQHPWDRLFQVVELIGKKLGWELSNLFSSAWNRDSYCERLHQYAIVHAANLCEELLVRQLLMCTVVVLLRILNEHNLLINNDETVYCLIEAFGESLHSSAEPKLKKRKREDNGGIAVTSDGDYSGSGLALAVKLWDLLHSTDYLQREVGKLNQQLRLDAWLNSFLTDLAMYKGLHHEVLARLSQEAGSLSAHLRLASTCYFLKDYKGMLEYIVLVVGALPSTAGKVSHNLTVPCARHLHYLTIARFPIVQYCCRLLLSAIKENFSLPGGVGDLAIGHALVLMQIDWPQEASTLSTITERIVNRGSFTYPLFQAYIICVDILEELTYLWTEHGGGVSLDIATASGVLQSIFLPQRAFCVTILSLYSHYTHYTHYTHYTLLKILQFDVLLLAELTKECAKKSNKRCVGKQLATESIPWTNYCKSLLSTKKPLFYTA; from the exons ATGTTTCGATCGCTTCTACCAATTTTCTTCGACGCCTCTCGAGACATGTTGGAAAAAACCTCCGCCACGGATAACAATCAATTGTCCAAAGAAGATTACTTGATTATGCGCGCGAAAGACGCGCTACCGATGGACATTTACGCCGCCAAATCCTGGTTAATTACCGCTAAATCCTTGTTTCCTCATAGCGCAAAAGTTCAG TTCGAAGCCTATCGAATCGAAAAGCTTTCGAAAAACGTCAAAGAAGCGGCTAAATGTTTCAGCGAAAT ATTTCAGAATTTTCCAGACGATCGTGACATATGGAAAGAGATAGAGACGGTCACCGCGTGTCTTCGCTTGGAACAATGCGATCCCGAAGCAGAATTTTTGTGTCAAATGTTCCAACACGTACCGCAAGAACTTCAACACAGACTGCTCGTCATGACGGCCGATCACAGCGAAGATACCATGGAACATTGTAAATTGTTGCTTTTGCTGCTACGTAGATTTCCTCAAACTATCGCCACTCACGGA CCGCGCTTAGTAGAAACTCTTCTCACTGCAGAAAAACACAGTCATCCCGGTCGCGCCGTCAACGGATTCAGAAGATTGTTGGCTTGCGACGCGTTGCCGCTCCTCGGCACCGCACCGGTGGAACTGAACCCACGACTCAGTTTGAGATTGCTCTGCAAGGCGGTAGAATTTTATTTGGCCTATATACAGCAACCCCAAGACAATCAGATTCAACATCCGTGGGACAGATTGTTCCAAGTTGTCGAATTAATTGGGAAAAAGTTAGGATGGGAACTGAGCAATTTGTTCTCCTCCGCTTGGAACAGAGACTCCTACTGCGAACGACTGCACCAGTATGCGATCGTGCATGCTGCCAATTTGTGCGAAGAGCTCCTGGTCAGGCAATTATTGATGTGCACCGTTGTGGTACTGCTACGAATATTGAACGAACACAATCTCCTCATCAACAACGACGAAACCGTTTACTGCTTGATAGAAGCATTCGGCGAATCTCTACATTCGTCCGCAG AACCGAAATTGAAAAAACGCAAAAGAGAAGATAACGGAGGAATCGCGGTAACCAGCGACGGTGACTACAGCGGTAGTGGTCTCGCATTGGCCGTTAAATTATGGGACTTGTTGCACAGTACCGATTACTTGCAAAGAGAAGTAGGAAAACTGAATCAGCAATTGCGATTGGATGCCTGGCTAAACTCCTTTTTAACGGATTTAGCCATGTACAAAGGATTGCATCACGAAGTACTGGCAAGATTGTCGCAAGAAGCAGGTAGTTTATCTGCTCATCTTCGTTTAGCAAGTACATGTTATTTCTTAAAAGATTATAAG GGTATGTTGGAGTACATAGTCTTGGTAGTTGGCGCCCTGCCCTCGACGGCTGGCAAAGTATCGCATAACTTGACCGTTCCATGTGCCAGGCATTTGCACTATTTGACCATTGCTCGTTTTCCTATCGTACAGTATTGTTGTAGACTCCTTCTTTCGGCCATAAAG GAGAACTTTTCCTTGCCCGGCGGCGTCGGAGACTTGGCCATAGGACACGCGTTGGTCTTGATGCAAATCGACTGGCCGCAAGAAGCCAGTACTTTGTCCACGATTACCGAAAGAATCGTCAATCGTGGCTCTTTCACCTATCCGCTCTTTCAAGCTTACATTATATGCGTGGATATTCTAGAGGAACTGACGTATCTCTGGACGGAACATGGCGGCGGTGTATCTTTGGACATAGCCACGGCATCGGGAGTTTTGCAAAGTATATTCTTACCACAACGCGCCTTTTGCGTTACAATTTTATCGCTTTATTCGCATTATACGCATTATACGCATTATACGCATTATACGCTTCTGAAAATATTACAGTTCGACGTATTACTACTCGCGGAGCTGACAAAGGAGTGCGCGAAGAAGTCAAACAAGCGATGCGTCGGCAAGCAGCTCGCGACGGAATCGATCCCTTGGACGAATTATTGCAAAAGTTTATTATCAACGAAAAAGCCGCTATTCTACACAGCTTGA